Genomic window (Devosia chinhatensis):
AGCAGCTCGCGGCCTGGGTCGACAGGATCATGGCCAAGGGTCATGTGGCGGTGGATACCGAGACCGATAGCCTCGACCCCCAGCAGGCCGATCTCGTCGGCATTTGCCTCTCCACCGAAATGGGCCAGGGCTGCTATATCCCGGTGGGCCACGCCAATCCCGGGGACCTGCTGGGGGGCGGGGGCCTGGTCGAGGGCCAGCTGCCCATCGGCGCCGTGCTCGACAGCCTCAAGCCGGTGCTCGAGGATCGCTCGATCCTCAAGATCGGGCAGAACGTCAAATACGACATGGAAGTTCTCGAACGCTACGGTATCGCCCTGGCGCCGATCGATGACACCATGCTGATCTCCTATGCGCTCGATGGCCCGCGCTATAACGGCCTCGACGTCCTGGCCGAGCATTGGCTCGATCACAAGACCATCACCTATGGCGCGCTCGCTGGCACGGGCAAGGCGCAAAAGACCTTCGATCAGCTCGAAATCGCCGCTGCGGCCCGCTACGCCGCCGAGGATGCCGATGTTACCCTGCGCCTCTGGCATGTGCTGAAACCGCGCCTCGCCGCCGAAAACGCCACCAATCTCTACGAGACCCTGGAACGCCCCTTGGCGCCGGTTCTCGCCCGTATGGAAGCGCGCGGCATCATGGTCGACCGGCAGATCCTGGCCCGCCTTTCGGGCGATTTCGCCCAGCGCGCCGCCGCGCTTGAAGCCGAGGCCCATGAGCTGGCCGGGCAGAGCTTCAACCTCGGTTCTCCCAAGCAATTGGGCGAAATCCTCTTCGACAAGATGGGGCTCGAGGGTGGCACCAAGACCAAGACCGGCGCCTGGTCCACCGGGGCCGACGTGCTCGAGGACCTTGCCCTCAAGGGCATTCCCCTCGCCCGCACCATTGTCGATTGGCGCCAGCTCACCAAGCTCAAGGGCACCTATACCGATGCCCTGCCCACCTATATCAACCCGCGCACCGGCCGCGTTCATACCTCCTACCAGCAGGCCTCCGTTCTGACCGGCCGGCTCTCCTCCAACGAGCCGAACCTGCAGAACATTCCGGTCCGCACCGAGGATGGCCGCAAGATCCGCACCGCCTTCGTCGCCCCTCAGGGCAAGGTGCTGATCTCGGCCGACTACTCCCAGATCGAATTGCGCGTCCTCGCCCATATCGCCGATATCCAGGCGCTCAAGGATGCGTTCGAAGAGGGTCTCGACATTCACGCCATGACGGCGTCCGAAATGTTCAACGTGCCGGTGGAAGGCATGCCAAGCGAAGTGCGCCGTAGAGCCAAGGCCATCAATTTCGGCATCATCTACGGCATTTCCGCCTTCGGCCTCGCCAACCAGCTGGGCATCGAGCGCGGCGTCGCCGGCGACTATATCAAGACCTATTTCGAGCGCTTCCCCGGCATCAAGGATTACATGGACGCCCAGAAGGCGCGGGTGAAGGCCGATGGCCACGTCACCACCATTTTCGGCCGCAAGATCCAGTTCCCCAATGCCAACTCCGGCAATCCCTCCGAACGGGCCTTTGTCGAGCGCGCCTCCATCAATGCCCCCATCCAGGGCTCCGCCGCCGACATCATCCGCCGCGCCATGATCCGCATGGAAGGCGAATTGAAAAAGGCCGGCATCGAAGCCGACATGCTGCTCCAGGTCCACGACGAACTGATTTTCGAAGTCCCCGAGGGCACGGAAGAGGTGGCCATCCCGGTGATCAAGCGCGTCATGGAAAAAGCCGCCGAACCGGCGGTCATGCTATCCGTGCCGATTCAGGTGGATGCGCATGCGGCCAGGAACTGGGACGAGGCGCACTGATTTGGCAGTGAGCAGAGTATTGGAGGCGTCTCCAACGGGCTAGAAATGCGGTCCGTTGGGCCCGGGCCTGCGCCGGGGTGACACGCAATGTTCAAAAAGCTTGAGCGCAAAAACTCACCCCCGCATTGCCTCCGCTGCCAGGCTCAGGCGCTCGGCGCTGGCCTCGGCGCTGCGATCGACCACGTCGCGCGCGGCGGCTTCGCTGCGGACAAAGGCTTCGATGCGGTCAGTGCCGATCTCGTCCAGCAGGTGGCGGATGGGCGACCACATGGCCCAGTCGGGATTGACCATGCGCATGTGAAGCCGGTCGTGAACGATGTCGAAATCGACATTGGCCGAGCGCGCCAGATCGAGGAATTCGGCGATATAGGCGTCGGGCATGTGTTCTGAATAAGCCATGGGGCTGCCTCGCATTTGATATAAATGCAATGCATGGCCGCGCGCTGGGCTCCAAAAACCCCTGGTGATGGTGAACGAAGGGTTAAGGCTCGGCTGCAACCGCATCCGCCCCCTGCCGTTCCTGTTGCGGAACCGCAAAAGGAGACCGCCATGCCTCATCGCGAGCAGCCCGGCAATGCCGGCCAGAACGACGACACGAAATCGCTGGTCGAGGGCCGCGAGGACGCCGAGCAGCCGGCCGGCGAATTTGAAAAGGTGCACGATCCCGATCACCCCAAGCCCAAGCCCGAAGATGACCAGCCTGCGTGATGTCCACGGCGCCATGGTGACCCGGTTCCTTGCCGCGCAGGACAAGGTCTATCCGCAGGTGCTCCAGCAATTGCGCGCCGGGCGGAAGGACACCCACTGGATGTGGTTCATCTTTCCCCAGCTTGCGGGCCTCGGCCACAGCGACATGGCCCGCCATTATGCGCTCCAGGGCCTTGCCGAAGCCGGCGCCTATGCCGCTCACCCGGTACTTGGCGCGCGTCTGCTCGAAACCACGCGCGCCGTGCTGCTCCATGCACCCGATGGAATGGCGCCGAGAGCGTTGCATGCCATTTTCGGCGCACCCGATGATCTCAAGTTCATCTCGTCGATGACGCTTTTTGCCCGCGCCGTGCCGGGCGAGCCCCTCTTCGCCCGGGCGCTCGACGCCTTTAATTCCGGCGCGGAAGACCCCCGCACCCTTGCGCTCCTGGGCGCTACCGGCGGGTGATGCGGGCCAGCCGTCCATCCCCGCCGAGTGGAATGACAAG
Coding sequences:
- the polA gene encoding DNA polymerase I — translated: MHMLLVDGSGYIFRAFHALPPLSRKSDGLPVGCVQGFCNMLFKLTQDMDADEAPTHMAVIFDAKGKTFRDDIYDQYKAQRPPAPEELVPQFPLTRSATRAFSIPSIEMEGWEADDIMATYACMARDAGMKVTIASSDKDLMQLVEPDGSIRLLDTIPRPGQPPLRWIGPDEVFTKFGVTPDKVIDVQALCGDSVDNVPGVPGIGVKTAAELINTYGDLETLLARAEEIKQPARRQKLIDNAELARISKRLVTLERQVPVEIDLDGLVRQPMSPSALFPFLKAMEFATITKRLAALLEADPDDFAPDPELRAGGSTDVGAPQKSTSLSVAKAKLAANVVPGTGPARLAAEEHARVKAIPLDYEAYEIVTTPEQLAAWVDRIMAKGHVAVDTETDSLDPQQADLVGICLSTEMGQGCYIPVGHANPGDLLGGGGLVEGQLPIGAVLDSLKPVLEDRSILKIGQNVKYDMEVLERYGIALAPIDDTMLISYALDGPRYNGLDVLAEHWLDHKTITYGALAGTGKAQKTFDQLEIAAAARYAAEDADVTLRLWHVLKPRLAAENATNLYETLERPLAPVLARMEARGIMVDRQILARLSGDFAQRAAALEAEAHELAGQSFNLGSPKQLGEILFDKMGLEGGTKTKTGAWSTGADVLEDLALKGIPLARTIVDWRQLTKLKGTYTDALPTYINPRTGRVHTSYQQASVLTGRLSSNEPNLQNIPVRTEDGRKIRTAFVAPQGKVLISADYSQIELRVLAHIADIQALKDAFEEGLDIHAMTASEMFNVPVEGMPSEVRRRAKAINFGIIYGISAFGLANQLGIERGVAGDYIKTYFERFPGIKDYMDAQKARVKADGHVTTIFGRKIQFPNANSGNPSERAFVERASINAPIQGSAADIIRRAMIRMEGELKKAGIEADMLLQVHDELIFEVPEGTEEVAIPVIKRVMEKAAEPAVMLSVPIQVDAHAARNWDEAH
- a CDS encoding DUF1810 domain-containing protein, yielding MTSLRDVHGAMVTRFLAAQDKVYPQVLQQLRAGRKDTHWMWFIFPQLAGLGHSDMARHYALQGLAEAGAYAAHPVLGARLLETTRAVLLHAPDGMAPRALHAIFGAPDDLKFISSMTLFARAVPGEPLFARALDAFNSGAEDPRTLALLGATGG